The Candidatus Manganitrophaceae bacterium genome segment CTCCGACAGCGCCTCCCAGGAGATTACCAGCCTTGTCTTCAACGGCCTGGTGAAATACGACAAGAACGCCCGGCTGATCGGCAGTCTCGCCGAGACGTTCGAGCGGAGCCCCGACTGCCTCTCGGCCACCTTCCATTTGCGAAAAGGGGTCAAATGGCACGACGGCAAAGAGTTCACCGCCGATGATGTGCTCTTCAGCTATCAGAAGGTCATCGATCCGAACGTGATCACCCCCTACAGCAGCAATTTTGAATCGGTCGCGCGGGTCGAGAAGGTCGATCCCTACACGGTGCGGGTGATCTACAAGGAGCCGTTCGCCCCCGGCCTGGAGAGCTGGACGATGGGAATCCTTCCGAAACACCTGCTGGAGGGGAAAGAGCTCAACACCGATCCGTTCAGCCGAAACCCGGTCGGGACCGGCCCGTTCCGCTTCTCGGAGTGGACCACCGGCCAGAAGGTCGTGTTAAAGGCGAATCCCGATTACTTCGAGGGGAAGCCGGAGATCGAGACGTTTATCTATCGGATCCTCCCCGACATGGCAACGCAATTTCTGGAGCTAAAGGCGCTGAATCTCGACTGGATGGCCCTTCGGCCGGTGCAATACCAGAAGCAGACCGACACTTCCTTTTTCCGGCGCGAGTTCAATCGATTCAAGTATCCGGCGTTGGCATACACTTACATCGGATATAACCTGCTCGATCCCAAGTTCGCCGATCCGCGGGTGCGGCGGGCGCTCACCCACGCCATCGACAAAGAAGCGATCATCCAAGCGGTTCTCTTCGGCCTCGGCCGGCCGGCCACCGGCCCCTACATCCCCGAGTCGTGGGCCTACAATCCGGAGGTGAAGGCGCTCGACTACAATCCGGAGAAGGCGAAAGCACTCCTCGCCGAGGCCGGTTGGCGCCCGGCCGAGCCGGCCGGAAAGGACGGGCTGCTTCAGAAAAAAGGCCGGCCTTTCGCCTTTACCCTCTTGACCAATCAGGGGAATGAAGAGCGGATGAAAGCGGCGGAGATCGTTCAAAACAATCTGAAACGGGTCGGCATCCAGGTCGAGATCCGGGTAGTCGAGTGGCAGGCGCTGCTGCACCAATTTATCGACAAGAAGCAGTTCGACGCCGTGATCCTCGGCTGGGGGGTCGGGCTCGATCCCGACATCTACAACATCTGGCATTCGAGCAAGACGAAAGAGGGAGAGTTCAACTTTGTCTCCTATCGAAATCCCCGGGTCGACGACCTCCTCATTCAGGGACGGCGGAGCTGCCGACCGGAAGACCGGAAGAAGATCTATCAGGAGGTCCACCGGCTGATTGCGGAAGAGCAGCCCTACACCTTTCTCTATTACCCGATGGCCCTCCCGATCATTCATAAGCGGTTCACAGGAATCGAACCCTCCCCGATCGGGATCACCTATAACCTTCCCCAATGGAAAATTGAAAATCGGGCCGCGGGACACCTCCCCTAAACCCGAACGGTGTGCAAAAAAGAGACAGCCCTTCCACCCTCCGTTGAATATCTGTACCCGTCCGACACAATTCGTTTTTAAAAATGGGATCGCCTCAACCAGATCTATCTGATCGGTGCTTTTTAGCGGCACCCTGATTGCAGTGCTGACGACTACCCGCGGATCGACTTCCGATTCGTCGGTCTAAAGGCAACGGGAGGAACGATGACGTCACTTCGCTTCGGGGTTCGGCTGACGCTATTCGATCTCGGAATGGCGCTCCCGCATCATCAGGGACCACAGTTCGGCCTGAGCCTTCGCTATCGTACCCAGAAAAAGATGTTAGAGCTCTGGATCGGCATGAGGATGACCGAGCGAATCGCCGGGCCGGCCCCTTCACCATCCATCGAGGGCTCGCCTGCCCGACCGGCCCCCACGGCACCGCCCATTGAAGGAGGCCGTTCCGTATCAACCCATTTTTAGAAAAGGGGACGCAATGAGCCGAGATCCGGTATGCGGGGTGTTGATCGACGAAAAACTCTCAACCGCGTTGAAGTATGAGGGGAAGAGTTACTATTTTTGCAGCCACGCGTGCAGGAAACAGTTCTATGAAATTCCAGAAAAGTATCTCTTGACCCGCGCCGCTTAACCGATTTAAACCAAGGAGGAACCTGCCATGGAGTACAAAGGTGCCATCATGGGCAATGACGAAATCGTCAGCACATTAAACGACCTCATCGAGACCGACCACAATGCCATCGGCGCATATAATACGGCGATCGACGGCCTCAATGATCAGCCGACGATCCGGGACAACTTCATCCAATTCCGTGGGGACCATGAACGTCATATCGAGGAACTCTCCCCGTTCGTCCGGCAATATGGGGGAGAGCCGGAGAAAAGCCCCGGCGGCATGGGGGTGCTTCAAAAAGGATGGACCGCCGTCTCAAAGCTCGGCGGGGCCGATGCGATCCTCTCGGCGATGGTCTCCAATGAGGAATCGGCCGTCTCGGCCTATGAAGAGGGAGCGACCAAGAATTTCCCCCCCGAGATCCTTCAATCGGTCGAGAAGGGGCTGCGGGACGAGCGCCGGCACCTCGCCTACTGCCAAGGCGAATACGCCCGGCTGAAAAAAGCAGCCTGATATTAAATGTGGATTTCGGATTGCGTATTTCGGAATAAAAATCTTTTGACCCTCACTCCGCAATCCGAAATCGCGCGGCCTTTCACACCTTTAACCTTGGATCGAGCGCGTCGCGCAGCCCCTCGCCCAAGAGGTTGTAGCCGAGGACCGTGACGAAGATCGCAAGGCCCGGGAAGATCGAGAGCCACCAGGCGATCTCGAGGTTGTCTTTTCCGGCCGTCAGAATGCCTCCCCAGCTCGGCTTCGGCGGCTGCACGCCGAGGCCGAGGAAGCTCAACGCCGACTCGGTGAGGATCGCCCCGGCGATCCCGAGCACAGCGGAAACATAGACCGGCGACAGGGCATTCGGCAGGAGATGGCGGAAGATCAGCCGAAGATCGTCCGCGCCGAGGGTTCGGGCGGCGGCGACATAATCGACCTCCTTCAGCGCTAAAAATTGCCCCCGGACCAGCCGGGCCACCCCCATCCAGCGGGTCAAGCCGATGACAATCATGATGTTCCAGATCGACGGCTCCAGAATCGCAATCACCGCCAGGATTAAAAAGAAAGCCGGGATCGAGAGCATGACATCGACGAGCCGCATGAGAAGCGCGTCGACCGCGCCGGCATAAAAGCCGGCGGCGGCGCCGACCCAGACCCCGATAAAGACGGCGATGCCGACCGCGACAAATCCGACCAGCAGCGAGACACGTGCCCCCCAGATCACCCGGCTGAGGACGTCGCGCCCCAGCGGGTCGGTTCCGAACGGATGTTGGAAGCTCGGCGGGTTGAGGATGTTCTGAATGTCGATCTGATCGGGCGGATAGGGGGCGAGGAGCGGCGCTCCCAGGGCGACGAGAAAGACGCTGAACACGACGACGGCGCCAAAGAGCGCAACCCGGTTTCGGACAAATCGCCGCCAGACATCGGCCGGCGGGGGAAGCAGGATCGGGGGCGGCAGGTCGGATCGCGCGGCGGACTCGGTTTTTTCCATCGGATCTCCCTTCTTATCCATTTTGATTTAGCCACTTCAGCCCTGATACCGAGGCCGCGCTCTACGAAATCCGAATCCTGGGATTGATCCAGGCGTAGGAAAGGTCGGCGAGGAGGTTGCCGGCCAGCGTCAGCACCGCCCCGATCATCGTCAACCCCATCACCACCGGGTAATCGCGCGCCAAGACCGACTGATAAGAGAGCTGGCCCATCCCGGGAATCGCGAAGACCGTTTCAATAATCACGCTCCCACCGATCAAGGCCGGCAGCTCCAGCCCGATCAGGGTGACGACGGGGATCAGCGCGTTCCGCAGCGCATGTTTAAAGATCACCTGCCGCTCCGAGAGCCCTTTAGCCCGCGCCGTCCGGATATAATCTTGCCGGACCACCTCTAACATCTCCGATCGAAGGTAGCGGGAGTAGCCGGCGAGCCCGATGAAAGCGGCGGTCAAGACCGGCAAGATCAGATGCTCCGCCCAATCGACCCCCCGTTCGAAGAACGACATCTGCGCCACCGACAGCGATTGGACGCCGGAGAGCGGCAGCCAGCCGAGCGTCACCCCGAAGAGGAGCATCAGCAGCAGCGCCAGCCAAAAGTTCGGAAGGGCAAAGCCGATATAGACAAAGAGGGTCGTCGCTCGGTCGAACCAGGAGTATTGGCGGGTCGCCGACACAATCCCGATCGGAAAGGCGATCAGGACGATCAGGGTGAGCGAGAGGAGGTTGATGATCACCGTAATCGGCAGCCGGTCGAGGATCTTCTTCGACACCCGCTCTCCGTCGACAAAGGAGCGACCGAGGTCGAGCGTCACGAAGCGCCGGAGCCAGTCGGCATATTGGACTGGAAGCGGCCGGTCGAGTCCATAGAGCCGTCTTAAGTTTTCTCGGGCTTGTGCCGATATCTTAGGATTGAGGGTCGTCTGAAGGTCGGTCGGCTCTCCCGGCGCCAGATGAAGGAGGCCGAAGGTCAAAAGGGTGATGCCGAAGAGAGAAATTAAAAATTGCGCGAGGCGACGGAAGAGAAAAGAGGCCATATTTCGACTATGCCATCAAAAAGGACTTTTCTAAATCAAATGCAGCCTGATTCTGACTCAAATGATCCTAAAATTCACCAAATTTTTCCAAATCCGGCATTGAATATCTTTCGGATCTTCATGTAGACTCTACTCAACATGGGAAGAACGGCGAAACCTCAACCTATAGGCGCAGGAGATTCAGCCGACCCCAATTAGTGGTGAACTTTTTACCTTGACAAAAAAATTTATTGATATATATTTACAAAAAATTTTAGCTGTTTTTGGGATGCCGGGAGAAAAGGAGGTGAGACTGCTCACAACTCACAATTCGAAAGGGGTGAACTCACCCCGTCCTAACGAAAGGGGGCAAATAGAGTGCATGCTTTAGGGACGCACTTGTTGGTGGAGTTGAAGGATTGTAACACCAAAACACTCAATGACCTGAAGAAGATCGAGGACATTCTCGTTACCGCAGCAAAGGAAGCGAAAGCAACCATCATTGAAAGTCGGTTCCACAAGTTCAGCCCCTTCGGAATCAGCGGCGTGGTCGTGATTGCGGAATCGCATCTGACCATCCATACATGGCCTGAATACGGCTATGCGGCCGTTGACATCTTTACCTGCGGCGAAACGCTCCAGCCTTCCGTCGCCGCCCATTACATTGTCACCAAACTACAATCGAAGAATCCCTCCTTGGTCGAAATGAAGAGGGGTTTGCTTTCCTTGGGCGACCAAAAGTTGCCGCACAAGCCGGTTAAAGGAGAGCCCGTTCATTATGACCGAGCCAAAGAGCTACAAATGGTTCCTTGATCACCTCTCCCCGTATGAGGGGCACATGCATGGGATCGACACCATCGTCTTTTCCAAGCAGACCCAATTTCAGCAGGTAGAGATTCTCGATACCAAAAGCTACGGACGTTGCTTGGTTCTCGACGGCAAGATGCAGTCGAGCGCGATGGACGAGTTTATTTATCATGAAGCGCTCGTCCACCCCGCGATGCTCACCCATCCGGAGCCGAAGCGGGTCTTCATCGTCGGAGGGGGGGAAGGCGCCACCCTCCGGGAGATCTTGCGCCACCGGTCGGTCGAGCGGGTCTTGATGGTCGACATCGACCAAGAGGTGGTGGAGAGCTGCAAGCGGCACCTCCCGCAATGGCACCAGGGGGCGTTTGAAGATCGCCGCGCAGAGGTCCGCTACCTCGACGCGCGGAAGTATCTGGAGGAGACGACCGACACCTACGATATCATCATCATCGACATCTCCGAGCCGGTCGAAGAAGGGCCCGCGTACCTCCTCTACACGAAAGAATTCTACAGCCTGGTGATGGAGCGGCTCACCGACCATGGGATCATCTCGCTTCAGGCCGGCACCACCGCCGCCACCAACCTGCTGAACTACTCCGCCGTCTATCAGACCCTCCGGGCGGTCTTTCCGGTGGTCTCCCCCTATCAAGCGGCCATCCCCTCTTTCGGTCTCCCCTGGGGCTTTGCGTTGGCCTCGAAGCGGTTCGATCCGAGGATGTTGGACCAGAATGAAGTCGACCGGCGCATTTCACAGCGGGTGGCGGGAGAGCTGAAATATTACGACGGCGAAACCCATGTCGGCCAGTTCTACCTCCCAAAACAGGTTCGGACCCAAATCGAGAAACAAGAGCGAATCATCGAAGACAATTATCCGTTGTTCACATACCATTGAGAAAGAAATTTTTTCAGCATTTAAAAACAGGTTCTCTGAGATCTCCCGTGAAGAGACATCATCATAGATCAAAGCGAGCAGCCGGCTTCGCCGGTGCGAGCGCGGGGTGTGGGGGCATCGGAGGACTCTTTCATTTGCACTTTCCGGACGGGCCCCCACATATAAAATGATCGACCAAGAGCAATTCAAAACCCCCCTTTTTGACGCCATGGTCTCGCTCGCCGAGAGCCGGAAGGTCTCCTTCCACACCCCCGGCCACAAGAGCGGCAAGGGGATTTCGACCCGCTTCCGGAAATTCGTCGGTCCGAAGATCTTCTCGATCGACCTGACGACGCTGGACGAAGTCGACTCCCTCCAAAAGCCGAAAGGGGTCATCAAAGAGGCGCAGGAGCTCGCCGCCAAGGCCTACGGCGCCGACCGCTCGTTCTTCCTCGTCAACGGCACCACCGGCGGCAACCATGCGATGATCCTCGCCGCCTGCGGCCCGCGCGACAAGGTCCTCGTCGCCCGCAACGCCCACAAGTCGGTCTTGGCCGGGCTGATCTTCTCCGGCGCCGAGCCGATCTTCTTCTCCCCGGCGGTCGACGACAATTTAAAATTGACCCTCAACGTCACCTACGAAGAGACGATCCGCGCGATCGACGCCCATCCCGAAGCGAAAGCCCTCTTCCTCACCAGCCCCAACTACTACGGCATCTGCGCCGATCTGGAGCGGATCATCCCGTACGCCCATGGAAAGGGCCTGGTGGTGATGGTCGACGAGGCACACGGGCCCCATCTGAAATTTCACCCCGATTTGCCGATTTCCGGCGTCGAGGCCGGCGCCGACCTCGTCGTCCAGAGCACTCACAAGATCATCGGCGGGATGACGCAGGCGTCGATGCTTCACGCGCAGGGGCCGCGGGTCGACATGACGACCCTCGCCCAGGTCCTCCGCTTCGTTCAGAGCACCAGTCCGTCCTATATTTTAATGGCGTCGTTGGATCTGGCACGGATGCAGATGGCGACCGAGGGGGAGAAGCTTCTCGACAAGGCGATCAAGCTCGCCACCGAGGCGCGGGCGAAGATCAATCGGATCCCCGGCGTCTTCTGCTTCGACAAAGAGATGGTCAAAAACCCGATGTTCGCCCCGATGGGCGATTTCGACATCACCAAGCTGACGATCACCGTCCGGGACCTCGGCCTCTCCGGCTTTCAGGCGTCGCAGATCCTCAACACCAAGTATCACATTCAGGTCGAGATGGCCGATCCATTCAATGTGCTGGTCATCGTCAGCATCGGCGACCGGCGGGACGACCTCAACAAGCTCGTCGACGCCCTCCGCGACATGTCGAAGGAATACCACGGCAAACCGAGCCAATCGAGTTTCATTGCCGAGGTCAGCCTTCCCCCCTTCGGCAAGGCGGGCCAGATGACCCCGCGCGAGGCCTTCTTCCGCGACTATCGCTATGCCCCGCTCGACGAAAGCTGCGGCCTCGTCAGCTCCGAAATCATCACCGTCTATCCCCCCGGCATCCCCCTCCTCGTCCCCGGCGAAATCGTGACCCAAGAGGTCATCGACTACATCCGCAAAATGGACCGCCTCGGCGCCACTGTCGATGGGCTGAATGCTTCCAATAGTACCATTGCGGTGGTGAAGCAGTAGGTCCCGGTCACCTCTGAACCTTAAAACAGATTGGACCATTCAATTGAAGTCGTCTATAATCAGCAGATGATCTTCGAGTGGGATGAAAAGAAGACGGTTGCCAATGAGAAAAAACATGGTGTTTCTTTTCACGAAGCATCGACGGTCTTTGGTGACCCCCTCGCCCTCACATTCGATGATCCTGACCATTCCTCCCAGGAAGAGCGCTATCTGACTTTTGGTCTCTCACAGTCGAATAAGCTGTTGGTCGTTTCCCATACCCAACGGAGTGATCGAACCAGAATCATCAGTGCCCGCCCTGCAACGCGACAGGAAAGGAAAATCTATGAAGAAGGTTAAACACGATGAATTACGCCCTGAATACAAGCGCAGCGATCTCGGTCGCGGTGTTCGCGGAAAATACTACAAGTCCTACCAATCCGGTACGAACCTGGTGCTGCTCAGCCCGGATGTTGCGGAAGTTTTTCCCGATGCCGACGCTGTGAATGAGGCATTACGGACATTGATCAAGGCCGCTCACCAATCTGTCAGCCCAACGAAACGCGCCAGCCGACGCGCAAAAACACGCAGTCGAGCTACTTAGAGAGAAGGTGTCTTGGGCCCTGCATTCCTCCTCGTCCCCGGCGAGATCGTGACCCAAGAGGTCATCGACTACATCCGCAAAATGGACCGTCTCGGCGCCACTGTCGATGGGCTGAATGCTTCCAATAGTACCATTGCGGTGGTGAAGCAGTAGACGCCTGATTATAAATTTGCTTAATGTGGAATCCCCTCTAACACTCCGTATGGAACTTCAAAAAGTATTCAGCGATATTGCGGACGAACTTGCGGCAATGGATGCTAGCCGTGAATCTTTCAAGAGCTTTCAACCAGGCGTGGGTCCACACGGCGAGCCTCAACTCATAGGCAAAATTGCGAAACGACTCAACACAAAGCCAGGATACTCCGGAAACGTAATAACTAAACGAACTCCTGATTTACTGATTAAAGGTTGCTGGGGAATCGAGTTCAAGATTGCACGACCATTCGGGGATAACGGTAAGCAGGCAGAGAACTGGTCAGTTAACCTTTTGCATCCATATCCTGGAAACGTAAGTCTGATCGGTGATGCCTTAAAACTTCGCGACTTACCACTGGCAGAAAAAAAGCAGTTGCTGTAATCGGCTACGAGCATTCACCTCCTCAAGTTGAGCTGGCGATGCTGATAAAGGCATTTGAGTTGCTTGCCAGAGAAATCGCTAATCTCAGTTTAGGAGAGCGCATCCAGATCACCGAGCAACAACTTATTCACCTTGTCCACCAACAGCTCACGATCTTTGGATGGGAGATTCTAGCGACCCAGCCAACCCCTAAATAATGAATCCACGCCATACACTGACGGCACTTCATTGACGCTGGCAGTGGGAACAGCATACAATCCGATAGGTTGTCTATATCCTTTCCTCAGTAGACCCCGACTCCTTATTCCTCAGCATCCGGAAGGATGGCCGCGAATGCGCACCTTCGGACCCGATCAAAAACAAAATCACCTGCTCCAACCTGCTCGCTCCAAAATGCAGGCTCGAAACTCCTTCGCACACAATCCGGCAAGACACGTCATTCCTCACTTACAACACACCATCGGCAACCAAGCCGTCCAACGTTTGCTCCAGACCCATGCGGCGCCTCCCCAGATCCAACTGAAACGGACCGTCAGCACACCGGCAGATCGGTCTGAACAGGAAGCAGACCGCATGGCCAATCAGGTGATGCAGACACCGGGTCCTCGCGAGCAATTACAGACAGAACCGGTGCAGGGGAAGAATACCGACGAAGCGGCAGTGCCGTCCTCTGTACGGGAGGCCGTCTCCTCCCCCGGACGTCCGCTCGATGCGGCGACGCGCGGGTGGATGGCGGCCCGCTTTGGGGAGGATTTCGGCCAGGTGCGAGTCCACACGGACGACCGGGCGGCGGCATCGGCGCGCCTGTTGGGCGCACGGGCCTACACGGTCGGACCGGAGCTGGTGTTTGAAGCAGGCGAATACGCGCCGGGAACGTCCAAGGGGCGGCGCCTGCTGGCGCACGAGCTGGCGCATGTCGTCCAGCAGCGCGCCTCCGGCGGCCATCGGGTTCAACGGCAGCCGAAATCCTCCCAAAAAGTTCCGCCCGGTCCGGGCGAGCTGACGGTGCCCGAGTATGAAGCGTGGGCGAAGAAACACCCGCAGCGGGAGGTCCGGGCCGGAGGCGACTATGAAGCGGCCGTGATTTTTGCCCGATACAAACCGCAATGGTTTTGGGATCGCGGCTATATTTATGCGGGGTATGGCGGGAACTTTCCCTACTATTGGTGGGAGGTCTGGATCAACGACGAGGGGAAAGGGAAGGAATTTCGGG includes the following:
- a CDS encoding aminotransferase class I/II-fold pyridoxal phosphate-dependent enzyme is translated as MIDQEQFKTPLFDAMVSLAESRKVSFHTPGHKSGKGISTRFRKFVGPKIFSIDLTTLDEVDSLQKPKGVIKEAQELAAKAYGADRSFFLVNGTTGGNHAMILAACGPRDKVLVARNAHKSVLAGLIFSGAEPIFFSPAVDDNLKLTLNVTYEETIRAIDAHPEAKALFLTSPNYYGICADLERIIPYAHGKGLVVMVDEAHGPHLKFHPDLPISGVEAGADLVVQSTHKIIGGMTQASMLHAQGPRVDMTTLAQVLRFVQSTSPSYILMASLDLARMQMATEGEKLLDKAIKLATEARAKINRIPGVFCFDKEMVKNPMFAPMGDFDITKLTITVRDLGLSGFQASQILNTKYHIQVEMADPFNVLVIVSIGDRRDDLNKLVDALRDMSKEYHGKPSQSSFIAEVSLPPFGKAGQMTPREAFFRDYRYAPLDESCGLVSSEIITVYPPGIPLLVPGEIVTQEVIDYIRKMDRLGATVDGLNASNSTIAVVKQ
- a CDS encoding DUF4157 domain-containing protein, coding for MRTFGPDQKQNHLLQPARSKMQARNSFAHNPARHVIPHLQHTIGNQAVQRLLQTHAAPPQIQLKRTVSTPADRSEQEADRMANQVMQTPGPREQLQTEPVQGKNTDEAAVPSSVREAVSSPGRPLDAATRGWMAARFGEDFGQVRVHTDDRAAASARLLGARAYTVGPELVFEAGEYAPGTSKGRRLLAHELAHVVQQRASGGHRVQRQPKSSQKVPPGPGELTVPEYEAWAKKHPQREVRAGGDYEAAVIFARYKPQWFWDRGYIYAGYGGNFPYYWWEVWINDEGKGKEFRVWHTTDWSGTQKGTPPKPPPAPKKAPPEPRTVVVEGTENWPTEIPLDADLEDLFGFDVAEREGVTPFGKGLMVRYQNGAVAIFPEGTTERYIVRPLPPPNLGYLMYDKDGKLISDVVMAYPDDTFPDPKKDAIK
- a CDS encoding YHS domain-containing protein, whose product is MSRDPVCGVLIDEKLSTALKYEGKSYYFCSHACRKQFYEIPEKYLLTRAA
- a CDS encoding S-adenosylmethionine decarboxylase proenzyme, giving the protein MHALGTHLLVELKDCNTKTLNDLKKIEDILVTAAKEAKATIIESRFHKFSPFGISGVVVIAESHLTIHTWPEYGYAAVDIFTCGETLQPSVAAHYIVTKLQSKNPSLVEMKRGLLSLGDQKLPHKPVKGEPVHYDRAKELQMVP
- a CDS encoding ABC transporter permease, with translation MASFLFRRLAQFLISLFGITLLTFGLLHLAPGEPTDLQTTLNPKISAQARENLRRLYGLDRPLPVQYADWLRRFVTLDLGRSFVDGERVSKKILDRLPITVIINLLSLTLIVLIAFPIGIVSATRQYSWFDRATTLFVYIGFALPNFWLALLLMLLFGVTLGWLPLSGVQSLSVAQMSFFERGVDWAEHLILPVLTAAFIGLAGYSRYLRSEMLEVVRQDYIRTARAKGLSERQVIFKHALRNALIPVVTLIGLELPALIGGSVIIETVFAIPGMGQLSYQSVLARDYPVVMGLTMIGAVLTLAGNLLADLSYAWINPRIRIS
- a CDS encoding BrnT family toxin; translation: MIFEWDEKKTVANEKKHGVSFHEASTVFGDPLALTFDDPDHSSQEERYLTFGLSQSNKLLVVSHTQRSDRTRIISARPATRQERKIYEEG
- a CDS encoding ABC transporter permease; the encoded protein is MEKTESAARSDLPPPILLPPPADVWRRFVRNRVALFGAVVVFSVFLVALGAPLLAPYPPDQIDIQNILNPPSFQHPFGTDPLGRDVLSRVIWGARVSLLVGFVAVGIAVFIGVWVGAAAGFYAGAVDALLMRLVDVMLSIPAFFLILAVIAILEPSIWNIMIVIGLTRWMGVARLVRGQFLALKEVDYVAAARTLGADDLRLIFRHLLPNALSPVYVSAVLGIAGAILTESALSFLGLGVQPPKPSWGGILTAGKDNLEIAWWLSIFPGLAIFVTVLGYNLLGEGLRDALDPRLKV
- the speE gene encoding polyamine aminopropyltransferase, with the translated sequence MTEPKSYKWFLDHLSPYEGHMHGIDTIVFSKQTQFQQVEILDTKSYGRCLVLDGKMQSSAMDEFIYHEALVHPAMLTHPEPKRVFIVGGGEGATLREILRHRSVERVLMVDIDQEVVESCKRHLPQWHQGAFEDRRAEVRYLDARKYLEETTDTYDIIIIDISEPVEEGPAYLLYTKEFYSLVMERLTDHGIISLQAGTTAATNLLNYSAVYQTLRAVFPVVSPYQAAIPSFGLPWGFALASKRFDPRMLDQNEVDRRISQRVAGELKYYDGETHVGQFYLPKQVRTQIEKQERIIEDNYPLFTYH
- a CDS encoding PA2169 family four-helix-bundle protein, coding for MEYKGAIMGNDEIVSTLNDLIETDHNAIGAYNTAIDGLNDQPTIRDNFIQFRGDHERHIEELSPFVRQYGGEPEKSPGGMGVLQKGWTAVSKLGGADAILSAMVSNEESAVSAYEEGATKNFPPEILQSVEKGLRDERRHLAYCQGEYARLKKAA
- a CDS encoding peptide-binding protein — encoded protein: MHLQRRFQIYFVMAALIGAGLGSCTKPKAPAHPTTLSTASIGEPKRLVPMMASDSASQEITSLVFNGLVKYDKNARLIGSLAETFERSPDCLSATFHLRKGVKWHDGKEFTADDVLFSYQKVIDPNVITPYSSNFESVARVEKVDPYTVRVIYKEPFAPGLESWTMGILPKHLLEGKELNTDPFSRNPVGTGPFRFSEWTTGQKVVLKANPDYFEGKPEIETFIYRILPDMATQFLELKALNLDWMALRPVQYQKQTDTSFFRREFNRFKYPALAYTYIGYNLLDPKFADPRVRRALTHAIDKEAIIQAVLFGLGRPATGPYIPESWAYNPEVKALDYNPEKAKALLAEAGWRPAEPAGKDGLLQKKGRPFAFTLLTNQGNEERMKAAEIVQNNLKRVGIQVEIRVVEWQALLHQFIDKKQFDAVILGWGVGLDPDIYNIWHSSKTKEGEFNFVSYRNPRVDDLLIQGRRSCRPEDRKKIYQEVHRLIAEEQPYTFLYYPMALPIIHKRFTGIEPSPIGITYNLPQWKIENRAAGHLP